The Paenibacillus yonginensis genome segment TTTGTGGTCGTTTCTCGAGCTCGGCGTTATACAGCTTCAGCTCGTCATTAATCTTCACCCAATCCTCGAACGGATCGCGTCCTTCAGAACCTGCCATGTCCACCACATGGACGATGACCCGGGTACGCTCGATATGGCGCAGGAACTCATGCCCCAAACCCACGCCTTCATGCGCGCCTTCAATTAATCCCGGCAGGTCAGCCATAACAAAGCTGCGGCCTTCGCCGACGCTGACAACCCCGAGATTCGGCGTAATGGTTGTAAAATGGTAAGCGCCGATCTTCGGCTGTGCCGCCGATACGACGGACAGAAGCGTGGATTTGCCTACGCTCGGGAAACCAACCAGACCTACGTCGGCCATAACCTTAAGCTCCAGGATAATCCAGCGCTCTTCGCCTTCTTCCCCGTTCTCCGCCAGCTCCGGCGCCGGATTGCTTGGCGTTGCAAAACGGATATTGCCTCGTCCGCCCCGTCCGCCGCGAGCAACCACAACCTGCTGGCCATGGCGGGTCATATCCGCCAGCACTTCGTTCGTTTCCTCGTCAATGATGACCGTGCCCGGCGGAATGCGGACGATCATATCATCGGCCCCGGCTCCGTGCTGGCTTTTGTTGCGGCCTTTCTCGCCGCGCTGCGCCTTAAAGTGACGCTGGTAGCGGAAATCCATCAGCGTGCGCAAGCCTTCATCCACCCGAAAAATCACGCTGCCGCCGCGTCCGCCGTCACCGCCGGCCGGCCCGCCTTCCGGCACATATTTCTCGCGCCGGAAAGACACGATGCCATCGCCGCCATCGCCGCCTTTAACATAAATCTTGGCTTTATCTACAAACATGCTTT includes the following:
- the obgE gene encoding GTPase ObgE, encoding MFVDKAKIYVKGGDGGDGIVSFRREKYVPEGGPAGGDGGRGGSVIFRVDEGLRTLMDFRYQRHFKAQRGEKGRNKSQHGAGADDMIVRIPPGTVIIDEETNEVLADMTRHGQQVVVARGGRGGRGNIRFATPSNPAPELAENGEEGEERWIILELKVMADVGLVGFPSVGKSTLLSVVSAAQPKIGAYHFTTITPNLGVVSVGEGRSFVMADLPGLIEGAHEGVGLGHEFLRHIERTRVIVHVVDMAGSEGRDPFEDWVKINDELKLYNAELEKRPQIVAANKMDMPEAQENLETFRKKVAEVRPDLLIMPISSLTREGVQELMYKTADLLDSIPEAPAIEEVSELEERKIYKLDKQEDNSFTITRDNEAYVVSSPRVERMMKRMQLNSHDAILKLARTMRHMGIDEELRKRGATDGTIVRIGDFEFEFVEGSSYYY